The Kribbella jejuensis region ACGGCTCAGGGCCGCGCATTGCCGGCCGACGACACGGCGGATCTCCGGGATATCGGGTTCCGGTCGCTGGACTTCTCCGAGCTGGCCCTCCGGGTGGAGGACGAGCTCGGCGACGAGCTGAACTTCGATGCCCCCGGGCTGCGCCGGATCGCGACGGTCGGCGACGTACTGGATTTCATCGAGCAACTCCAGTCGGCGTGACCGTGCCGATGACTGGGCGCCGGCGCAGCACCGCCCTGATCGGCGACGACAACACCGTCGTCGTCGGCGGCAAGCGGCTGACCTGGCGGACGCTGCCCAAGCTGCCGCAGATCCCGTCGCCCGCGGCGGTCCTCGTCGACAACGGCGGCGACGCGCTCGCGGCGCTGCGGCACCATGCCGTGCACGGCACCGAGTTGCTGGTGGCGACCGAGTCCCGCGTCGACGAGCTGATGCGCGAGGAGCTGGGGGAGTCCGGTTTCGCGATCGTTCTGCCCGATGGGGAAGTCACCCCGGCCAAGCTGAAGCGCGTCGAGGAGGCCGGCCGTGCCTGGCTGCTCACCTCCGGCTCGACCGGCCGGCCGAAGCGGATCGGTCACACGCTCGAGTCGCTGACCACGGTCACTGCAGATCAGCCGCCGCGCACGTGGCTGCTGCCGTACTCGCCCGGTACGTACGCCTGGTGGCAGGTCGTTACCCTCTCGTTGACCCAGCGGGACCAGGGCCTGGTCGTGATCGAGCCGCACGAACTCGAGGACTGGCCGGCGGTTGCGACGGAGCACGGCGTCACGGCCGCATCCGGTACGCCGACCTTCTGGCGGCAGGCGATCTACCGCGACTCCGACGCGCTGGCCGCCGTACCGCTGGAACAGAT contains the following coding sequences:
- a CDS encoding acyl carrier protein, translated to MTAQGRALPADDTADLRDIGFRSLDFSELALRVEDELGDELNFDAPGLRRIATVGDVLDFIEQLQSA
- a CDS encoding AMP-binding protein — protein: MTGRRRSTALIGDDNTVVVGGKRLTWRTLPKLPQIPSPAAVLVDNGGDALAALRHHAVHGTELLVATESRVDELMREELGESGFAIVLPDGEVTPAKLKRVEEAGRAWLLTSGSTGRPKRIGHTLESLTTVTADQPPRTWLLPYSPGTYAWWQVVTLSLTQRDQGLVVIEPHELEDWPAVATEHGVTAASGTPTFWRQAIYRDSDALAAVPLEQITLGGEPVDQAILDQLCELFPKARISWIYASSEVGASIVVHDGKAGFPKAWLDREPDPERPVLSVDRDELVIRSPHHGAGLIGAVHTGDRVEFDGDRVLITGRLDTDEINVGGSKVSAGVVRNVLMGHPGVSWARVFARKAPLVGRMVAAEVVPNPSLGPITDADLVQWCSNRLPDYGVPRRIKFLDEIPQKETLKSDV